In the genome of Streptomyces sp. NBC_00190, one region contains:
- a CDS encoding IS481 family transposase, with protein MNAAAESRSPTSRGHRNAPLTPEGRLRLCLRIDAGRPIAHVAAEAGISRRCLAKWYARWRAHGENGLLDHSSRPATSPARTPEVIADLVEALRRQTKHEPARLTADLQRLHGVTLAPATIHRILVRRGLNRLRDLDPPTGEQLRAVIRYEHDRVGDLVHVDVKKLGRIPTGGGWRMHGVGTESARASKRTGPGTGKVGYTYLHSALDDHSRLAYAEALDDEKALTAVAFWHRAVAFFAAHGITPIRRCLTDNGACYRSATWADALAATGTKHKRTRPYTPRTNGKVERYNGTLSREWAYVRDYTTERERRVALAEFVNYYNHERPHTALGGRPPISRTAGSDYRIVFDQPPEPLADIPQQLTFEDFV; from the coding sequence GTGAACGCGGCCGCCGAGTCCAGGAGCCCCACCAGCAGGGGACACCGGAACGCACCGCTGACCCCCGAAGGACGTCTGCGCTTGTGTCTGCGGATCGACGCCGGACGTCCGATCGCGCACGTGGCTGCGGAAGCCGGGATCTCCCGCCGCTGCCTGGCCAAGTGGTACGCCCGCTGGCGCGCGCACGGCGAGAACGGACTGCTCGACCACTCCTCCCGCCCCGCTACGAGCCCCGCCCGCACCCCCGAGGTCATCGCCGACCTGGTGGAGGCGCTGCGGCGGCAGACCAAGCACGAGCCAGCCCGGCTCACCGCCGACCTACAGCGGCTGCACGGCGTCACACTCGCGCCGGCGACCATCCACCGCATCCTGGTGAGGCGAGGACTCAACCGGCTCCGGGACCTCGATCCACCGACCGGCGAGCAGCTGCGCGCGGTCATCCGCTACGAGCACGACCGGGTCGGCGACCTGGTCCACGTCGACGTCAAGAAGCTCGGACGTATCCCGACCGGCGGCGGCTGGCGGATGCACGGCGTCGGCACCGAGTCCGCCCGCGCCTCCAAACGCACCGGTCCCGGCACCGGCAAGGTCGGATACACGTACCTGCATTCGGCGCTCGACGACCATTCCCGGCTCGCCTACGCCGAGGCCCTGGACGATGAGAAGGCCCTCACCGCGGTCGCCTTCTGGCATCGTGCCGTTGCCTTCTTCGCCGCCCACGGCATCACACCGATCCGCCGCTGCCTCACCGACAACGGCGCGTGCTACCGGTCTGCGACCTGGGCTGACGCGCTCGCCGCGACCGGTACGAAGCACAAGCGGACCAGGCCGTACACGCCGCGCACGAACGGGAAGGTGGAGAGGTATAACGGGACGCTCTCCCGCGAGTGGGCGTACGTCCGCGACTACACAACCGAGCGTGAACGCCGCGTCGCACTCGCGGAGTTCGTGAACTACTACAACCACGAGCGGCCGCACACCGCGCTCGGCGGCCGACCGCCCATCAGCCGGACCGCCGGGAGCGACTACCGGATCGTCTTCGACCAGCCGCCCGAACCACTCGCGGACATCCCGCAGCAGCTCACCTTCGAGGACTTCGTGTAA